The DNA window CTCAAACCTTCGGTCACGGCTAATCAAAAATCCAGCCCACTCAACACCGCGGCCACTTATCCCGCCATCGACAGCATCCGGCGCTATGCCCTTGAGCAGCGGGAGAGCGCCCAGGCGCTGATCCGCAACGTGTTGCAGATGTCTGATATCTCCCCCCAAAGATTCAATGCCGCCATGGATGCCATCATGACCCATGGCCGCATTGCGCTGCATTTTCATCCCGATCGCCTCGATTGCCGCGGCCAAATGGTGGCCGAGGGCCTGTTCAATGACGGCCTGTATCGCAACCAGTTTGAGACCCATGTATCCAATGGCCTGCTGTCGCCCGAGATTGGCGGTCCCCGGGATCATTGGGAGCGGGCGTTTTTCGGCAGCCTCTGCAATGACAAGGCGGCCCGTCCCAAATACGGTGCCCTGGATCTGGGGTTGTTTGCCGATGGCCCCTCACCCCGTTTCGGCAGTTGCTACTTTCTGTGCTCTGCGGCGGCGCTGCAACGCAGCACCTTTTGTTACCTGGACTCCTATCGCACCCCCAGGGAAAAGGGCACCCTCGATTGTTTCGAGCTGCCGATGGCGGCACTGCTGAGCGAAAGCTTTGAGCGGGGTTATGCCCTGGGGCAGGAAGGATTGCCGCCGCCGAAACTGATAGCACACCTGCTGGAGCATCTGGGGCAAGGTGACGCACGGCAGCAGGTTCCCGGCCTGAACCGACCCATGAGCGGTAATCTGGATCATTACATTGAGGCCCAGATCCACGGCCCCCTGTCACTGACAACAGATGTGGACTGCCTGGTGGCCGATCCCAGCTTCAGGGGCACGCAAGTGGGGGAGCTGTTGGTTGCCCTTTGTCGCCGTTATGCGCTGCAATTGCACTGGCACGGGGGACGACACTTGCTGCCGGAGCAGGTGCCGCGGGATTTTCGCGGTGCAACCATGCCGGCGCTGGCCAGGCAGGTTGCCATTGATGGCCGGGTCACAGCCCATGCCATAGGTGTAGCGGCGAGAAAACTGGGTACTCATTCTGGTGGCGGCAGCAGCAGGCACCTTGAAGAGCTTAAGTGGCTCTGGCATGTGCTGGTGCGCTTCGGACGTCCCCTGGCGGACTGATTTACTCCTTTATTCCCGGCGCCCGGGCTGAGATACTGCGCTCAATTCACAGGCCCTCTCTGGATGGCCAACACAAGTTACGGTTTTGCATGGATAAATCCCTCGAGAAACAGCTGACACTCTGGCTCAGACAACAAAAGCGCGTCTGCGGCCTGTTCCTGCCGCTGAGCCTGCTGCTGGGAACGCTCAATGCCGCCGCCCTGGTGGCCCAAAGCTGGCTGCTGGCCCGGGTGCTTGGCGATCTGGTGCTTAACGGTACTCCCGCTGCTGCTCATATGCCCGATTTGCTTGCCATGGCGGCACTCCTGTTGCTGCGGGCTCTGTGTGCCTGGGGGCGTGAGCGGGCCGGCTTCGAGGCCGGGCTCAGGCTGAGGCGCGCCCTGCGGGGGCGGGTGCTGGATAGGTTAAGCACCCTGGGACCGGCCTATATCCGCAGTCAGAGCGCCGGCAGCTGGGCCAGCAAGTTGTTGGAGCAGGTGGAACAGTTGCAGGATTTTTACGGCCGCTATCTGCCGCAAACGACACTGGTGGCC is part of the Shewanella cyperi genome and encodes:
- a CDS encoding DUF3626 domain-containing protein — its product is MANVKPSVTANLKPSVTANQKSSPLNTAATYPAIDSIRRYALEQRESAQALIRNVLQMSDISPQRFNAAMDAIMTHGRIALHFHPDRLDCRGQMVAEGLFNDGLYRNQFETHVSNGLLSPEIGGPRDHWERAFFGSLCNDKAARPKYGALDLGLFADGPSPRFGSCYFLCSAAALQRSTFCYLDSYRTPREKGTLDCFELPMAALLSESFERGYALGQEGLPPPKLIAHLLEHLGQGDARQQVPGLNRPMSGNLDHYIEAQIHGPLSLTTDVDCLVADPSFRGTQVGELLVALCRRYALQLHWHGGRHLLPEQVPRDFRGATMPALARQVAIDGRVTAHAIGVAARKLGTHSGGGSSRHLEELKWLWHVLVRFGRPLAD